A portion of the Juglans microcarpa x Juglans regia isolate MS1-56 chromosome 1D, Jm3101_v1.0, whole genome shotgun sequence genome contains these proteins:
- the LOC121252075 gene encoding bet1-like SNARE 1-2, whose translation MSYRREHRAFRASLFDGFDGLEEGGLRVPSSHSHGTDDHDNENAVDSLQDRVIFLKKLTGDIHEEVESHNRLLDRTGNDMDSSRGIMSGTMDRFKTVFEKKSNRRTCTFVACFVVFFLVIFYLMRVLRYFMLG comes from the exons ATGAGTTACAGAAG GGAGCACCGTGCTTTCAGAGCATCTCTATTTGATGGGTTTGATGGCCTTGAGGAAGGTGGTCTTAGGGTGCCCTCATCACACTCCCATGGAACTGATGATCATGACAATGAGAACGCTGTAGACAGTCTGCAAGATAGGGTTATATTTCTTAAGAAA TTAACAGGGGATATACATGAGGAGGTGGAGAGTCATAATCGTTTGCTTGACCGAACG GGTAACGACATGGATTCATCAAGGGGCATAATGTCAGGAACCATGGATCGGTTCAAAACG GTATTTGAGAAGAAATCAAACAGGAGAACATGTACTTTTGTTGCATGCTTCGTGGTTTTCTTCttagttatattttatctcATGAG GGTTCTCAGATATTTCATGCTTGGCTGA
- the LOC121247272 gene encoding uncharacterized protein LOC121247272, with product MAFDSLPSPPPAAPSHQHEDYSNPFYLQHGDHPGAILVSQPLNSDNNLTWNRSMSMALISKNKLCFVNGALPPPPVLDPMHSAWIRCNIVVLSWLLNAMSKEIASSVIYIDFAEEMWKDLKERFAQSNRPHIFQIRKNIASLTQEASFVSSYFTRLKSCWGKMVHFRPLPSCSCGAIEKIVDFQQEDYVLQFLMGLNESYAYLHSQILLSDPFPPINKVFSLVLQEEKQREIVSDSLTPTKSVVMFSNRDSTRDFNRGSTGPPGSNGSKHGKTFVPRKDRPHCTHCGLSRHTIDKCYKIHGYPPRYKLRS from the coding sequence ATGGCCTTTGACTCTTTACCTTCCCCCCCTCCCGCTGCTCCTTCTCATCAACATGAGGATTACTCTAATCCTTTCTATCTTCAACACGGTGACCATCCCGGTGCTATTCTCGTCTCTCAGCCACTAAACAGCGATAACAATCTTACTTGGAACCGGTCTATGTCCATGGCCCTTATTTCCAAGAATAAGCTTTGTTTTGTGAATGGTGCTTTGCCACCGCCTCCTGTCTTAGATCCAATGCATAGTGCATGGATTCGGTGTAATATAGTGGTTCTGTCATGGCTTCTCAATGCTATGTCGAAGGAGATCGCATCCTCTGTCATCTATATCGATTTTGCCGAGGAGATGTGGAAGGATCTAAAGGAAAGGTTTGCTCAAAGCAATCGCCCTCATATTTTTCAGATCCGAAagaacattgcatctttaactCAAGAAGCTTCATTTGTAAGTTCTTATTTTACCCGTTTAAAAAGTTGTTGGGGAAAAATGGTTCATTTTCGCCCTCTGCCTTCATGTTCTTGTGGAGCTATAGAGAAAATCGTTGATTTTCAACAAGAAGATTATGTTCTACAGTTCTTGATGGGCCTTAATGAATCTTATGCTTATCTGCACAGTCAGATTTTACTTTCTGATCCATTTCCCCCAATTAATAAGGTTTTCTCTCTTGTTTTACaagaagagaaacagagagaaatTGTATCTGATTCTCTGACTCCTACTAAATCTGTTGTCATGTTTTCAAATAGAGATTCTACTCGAGATTTTAATCGTGGATCAACTGGACCACCTGGATCTAATGGATCCAAACATGGCAAGACTTTTGTTCCTCGGAAGGATCGACCACACTGTACACATTGTGGTTTATCAAGGCACACTATTGATAAATGTTACAAGATTCATGGGTATCCTCCTAGATACAAACTGAGATCCTGA
- the LOC121247279 gene encoding uncharacterized mitochondrial protein AtMg00810-like, whose product MEEMRGREGRVVKWRADSSLRCTCRKTRRQQWELEVEGGPRGAAAGQQYNDGSFMALLVYIDDIVIASNNSTSVADLKEFLNLHFKLKDLGNLRYFLGLEVARSAKGISLSQRKYALEIVTDSGFLVAKPATSPMDQNLRLSKTETSDLLLDDPTSYRRLIGILLYLTLTRPDISYSVNTLSQFLDHPRQSHHDATLRVVRYVKAIAGQGLFCPNSSSLKLKGFCDSDWATCPNSRRSITGFCISLGDSLISWKSKKQVTFSRSSAEAENHSMASTCYEIKWLTALLADFRIVFSSPSVLYYDSQAALHTAVNLVFHERTKQIEIDCHLVRDLIQNGTILAVFL is encoded by the exons ATGGAGGAAATGCGTGGCAGAGAGGGTCGCGTGGTGAAGTGGCGGGCTGACAGCAGCCTTCGGTGTACATGCCGAAAGACACGGAGGCAACAATGGGAGCTCGAGGTGGAAGGAGGACCGCGTGGAGCGGCAGCTGGACAGCAA TATAATGATGGTTCTTTTATGGCACTATTGGTGTATATTGATGATATTGTCATTGCCTCTAATAATTCCACATCTGTTGCTGACCTTAAGGAATTTCTGAATTTACATTTCAAGCTGAAAGATCTTGGCAATTTGAGGTATTTTTTGGGTCTTGAGGTGGCAAGATCTGCTAAAGGTATTTCTCTTTCTCAGAGAAAATATGCCCTTGAGATTGTTACTGATTCTGGTTTTCTTGTTGCTAAGCCAGCCACTTCTCCTATGGATCAGAATTTACGATTGTCCAAAACTGAAACTTCTGACCTTTTACTTGATGATCCAACATCTTATAGAAGGTTAATTGGTATACTCCTTTATTTGACACTCACTAGGCCTGACATTTCTTATTCTGTGAATACTTTAAGTCAGTTTTTGGATCATCCACGCCAATCTCATCATGATGCTACTCTTAGAGTTGTAAGATATGTTAAGGCTATTGCTGGTCAAGGGCTGTTCTGTCCCAATTCATCCTCTCTAAAGCTGAAAGGTTTTTGTGACTCAGACTGGGCCACTTGTCCTAATTCCAGAAGATCCATCACTGGTTTCTGCATCTCCCTTGGTGATTCACTGATTTCATGGAAGTCCAAGAAACAAGTGACTTTTTCAAGATCCTCTGCTGAAGCTGAGAATCATTCAATGGCTTCTACTTGCTACGAAATAAAATGGCTCACTGCTTTACTTGCTGATTTCagaattgttttttcttctccatCTGTTTTGTACTATGATAGTCAAGCAGCTTTACATACTGCTGTTAATCTCGTTTTTCATGAGAGAACAAAACaaattgagatagattgtcATTTAGTTAGAGACTTGATTCAAAATGGCACT ATTTTGGCTGTATTTTTGTAG
- the LOC121252082 gene encoding AT-hook motif nuclear-localized protein 20-like — translation MDPAANSSVLNKRHSEISMNESSGRSSGGRGDEDDDRDNGDEPREGAVEVGNRRPRGRPPGSKNKPKPPIFVTRDSPNVLKSHVMEVAGNADIAESIAQFARRRQRGVCVLSGTGFVANVTLRQPAAPGAVVALHGRFEILSLTGAFLPGPGSTGLTVYLAGGQGQIVGGSVVGSLVAAGPVMVMAATFATATYERLPLEDDEEAGSAGRQGAAAGGSPPAIGSSGSGGQLHPSGLPDPSSLPVYNLTPNLLPNGSQMGHDAYAWTHARPPY, via the coding sequence ATGGACCCGGCAGCAAATTCTTCTGTGCTAAACAAACGCCATAGCGAGATTTCCATGAACGAAAGCAGCGGTAGAAGTAGCGGTGGAAGaggagatgaagatgatgatagAGACAACGGAGACGAGCCTAGAGAAGGAGCGGTTGAGGTTGGCAATCGTAGACCAAGAGGCCGGCCTCCCGGATCTAAAAACAAACCGAAACCACCAATCTTTGTGACCCGAGACAGCCCAAACGTGCTCAAGAGCCATGTTATGGAGGTGGCTGGGAATGCTGACATAGCAGAAAGCATTGCCCAATTCGCTAGGAGGCGTCAACGAGGGGTTTGTGTGCTTAGTGGGACTGGCTTCGTGGCCAACGTGACCCTCAGACAACCTGCAGCACCTGGCGCTGTCGTAGCACTTCACGGAAGGTTTGAGATTCTGTCTCTGACCGGGGCCTTCCTTCCTGGACCTGGCTCGACTGGGCTGACGGTGTACCTAGCAGGAGGTCAGGGACAGATCGTGGGAGGAAGCGTGGTAGGTTCCTTGGTTGCGGCTGGACCAGTCATGGTCATGGCCGCAACGTTTGCTACTGCAACATACGAGAGATTGCCTCTCGAAGATGATGAGGAGGCGGGGAGCGCAGGGCGTCAGGGTGCCGCAGCAGGAGGTTCCCCACCCGCAATTGGAAGCAGCGGCAGCGGGGGACAGCTGCACCCTTCTGGGCTGCCCGATCCCTCATCGCTGCCTGTTTATAATTTGACACCAAATCTACTCCCCAACGGTTCACAGATGGGGCACGATGCTTATGCTTGGACTCATGCACGGCCCCCTTACTAG
- the LOC121247263 gene encoding uncharacterized protein LOC121247263, producing MEEIEDLCGNLCLTEEDETIVECPLGSEEEILQKGERSLVGKICADRAVGKEIITNTMRKNWRISKRTNFFEVEKDVFIITFANHTDRQRVLEGKPWLFDNYLFIRKPYEGGLQPGKMIFNVEYFWLQIYNLPLGYMTKEWGERIGKSLGQVLDVDVDEDGIGWGKYLKVQVELNLQKPITQGRIIMVQGKKLWLPFKYDKLPHLCFICGWILHGVSRCTLVADTDRSNKPQFGPWLLVDDIFKRWTSFSNSDASSEGKMGAMKNMDPKVPVNDGEGSVGNIGMGRRWKESGQGNFGFSEKCNARTVDKNIGMQVGKDVTELETASRLEDKGIRGLLIT from the coding sequence ATGGAAGAAATTGAGGATCTGTGTGGTAATTTATGTTTAACGGAGGAAGATGAAACAATAGTTGAATGCCCTCTGGGTAGTGAAGAGGAAATTCTACAGAAGGGTGAAAGGAGTTTGGTTGGGAAGATTTGTGCTGATCGGGCGGTAGGGAAGGAAATCATAACAAACACTATGAGAAAAAATTGGAGAATTAGCAAAAGGACCAATTTTTTTGAAGTGGAAAAAGACGTCTTTATAATCACCTTTGCAAATCATACGGATAGGCAGCGAGTCCTTGAGGGGAAACCATGGCTGTTTGACAATTATCTCTTCATACGAAAGCCTTATGAGGGTGGTTTACAACCCGGTAAGATGATTTTTAATGTTGAATACTTTTGGTTGCAGATATATAATCTGCCATTGGGCTACATGACTAAGGAGTGGGGAGAGCGTATTGGAAAGTCTTTGGGACAAGTTCTTGACGTTGATGTAGATGAGGATGGTATCGGATGGGGGAAGTACTTGAAAGTGCAGGTAGAATTGAATTTGCAGAAGCCAATTACTCAAGGTCGAATTATTATGGTGCAAGGAAAAAAGCTATGGTTGCCTTTTAAGTATGACAAGCTCCCACATTTATGCTTTATCTGTGGATGGATATTACATGGAGTTTCTCGGTGTACCTTAGTTGCTGATACTGATCGTTCAAATAAGCCACAGTTTGGCCCTTGGCTTCTTGTTGACGATATCTTTAAACGCTGGACTTCCTTCTCAAATTCTGATGCAAGCTCTGAAGGAAAGATGGGAGCAATGAAAAACATGGATCCCAAGGTCCCAGTAAATGATGGTGAAGGTTCAGTGGGCAACATTGGCATGGGGCGACGGTGGAAGGAATCTGGGCAGGGCAATTTTGGATTTTCTGAGAAGTGCAATGCCAGAACGGTTGACAAAAATATCGGCATGCAAGTAGGAAAGGATGTCACTGAGTTAGAAACGGCTTCAAGATTGGAAGATAAGGGGATTAGGGGGTTGTTAATCACATAG